CGAGATCGTCATAGGAGTCTCTGCCGGAGTCGCTGACTCCAAGTTCGCTCTTCAGGCGGTCGAGGTCAGTGTTGCCGCTGTTGTACTTGAGCTGGCGGGCAACCTTTACCTGCTTGGCCTTGGCTCGGCCGCGACCCATTGGCTCGACCCCCTCGATGGTCAGGGCTTTCGTGGGCCCATCCAAGCGCGCGTGTACCACATGAACCGGTGCCTGATGAGCCATGCGTCAGTCACGGGTACAACCGTACCCGTTTTGCGCCCGGCTCGGTACATCGACGGTACGTGGCGGCGCTCCTGTTGCTGATGACAACAGTGTATCCGGTGGTCACGCGGACCTGCCAAAGGCCACCGTGGGGCGGTCCAACGATGCCCCACGGCGGCCCAGACAACGTTCTTGCAACGTTCTAACGAGACCCTTGGGATCGTTCCGTTTCGACATGCGGAACGGGGCCCCGCCGGATCATCGCAGTCGGGTCAGTGGAGAGTCGGGTCAGAGGAGAGTCGGGTCAGAGGGCAGGATCAGAGGAGGATGCTCCGCAACCGGCTGATCTCGGACATGCGGCGTTCCGCGAGCCGGTCGGCGGCGACCGCCGGCGGAACCCCCTCGTCGGCGGCCAGCGCGAAGATCTTGCGGGTGGTGT
The sequence above is drawn from the Actinomadura hallensis genome and encodes:
- a CDS encoding DUF3073 domain-containing protein, whose translation is MGRGRAKAKQVKVARQLKYNSGNTDLDRLKSELGVSDSGRDSYDDLAEKYADYAEDYGTEDRKDGTSG